One window of the Eucalyptus grandis isolate ANBG69807.140 chromosome 8, ASM1654582v1, whole genome shotgun sequence genome contains the following:
- the LOC120287833 gene encoding kinesin-like protein KIN-14A has protein sequence MEEWLNRVRICLSEKRAAAIEIDSLYKLKSEVLAAVIKASASREHEILAEIRDAVFTFIHKMESKRVMGLTCQDIV, from the exons atggAG gaGTGGCTTAATCGTGTTCGAATCTGCCTCTCGGAGAAACGTGCTGCTGCAATTGAGATCGACTCCCTATATAAGCTGAAATCAGAG GTTTTGGCCGCTGTCATCAAGGCAAGTGCTTCCAGAGAGCATGAGATTCTTGCGGAAATTAGAGATGCTGTTTTTACGTTTATTCATAAAATGGAATCGAAGAGAGTTATGGGTCTCACGTGTCAGGATATTGTATAA
- the LOC104415545 gene encoding uncharacterized protein LOC104415545, protein MEEQRNGMGKSQEQQAETESSPSSSSSSSSHPCPICLSPTPQLQESYLDRCFHKFCYKCIVQWTKVVASKYSEAPSSLKCPFCKTENFSIIHGYDGSSFERHYVSQIFSDSVFFTEAHRYRLQCYYAEPGFLSDAFDIKRFWKSRKYLQSNPWLYSWLKREIQALMQEEDVDVVVHHMLGTIESSLRRDDQRKLKAPEERQREFKTLLRDAARPFLMGRTDRFVDEAELFLGSGLNLEAYDDVCMQRLGLKDAGVDSPEEPTNDSAVVPQSLFVSDEDPDGAE, encoded by the exons ATGGAAGAGCAACGAAACGGTATGGGCAAGAGCCAGGAGCAGCAGGCAGAAACCGAGagctctccttcttcttcttcatcttctagcTCTCACCCATGTCCAATCTGTCTCTCCCCTACTCCACAGCTCCAAGAATCCTACTTGGATCGCTGTTTCC ATAAATTCTGCTACAAATGCATTGTGCAGTGGACTAAAGTGGTTGCTAGCAAGTACTCTGAAGCTCCAAGTTCTTTGAAGTGTCCATTTTGTAAG ACTGAAAACTTTTCGATTATCCATGGTTATGATGGAAGTTCTTTTGAACGGCATTATGTTAGTCAGATATTTTCTGATAG TGTTTTCTTCACAGAAGCGCATAGATATAGGCTACAGTGCTATTATGCTGAACCAG GTTTCTTAAGCGATGCATTCGATATAAAGCGGTTTTGGAAGTCTCGAAAATATCTTCAGTCAAATCCATGGCTTTATAGTTGGTTGAAGAGGGAAATTCAAGCTCTAATGCAG GAAGAAGATGTCGATGTAGTGGTGCACCATATGCTCGGTACAATTGAGTCATCGTTGAGAAG GGATGACCAAAGGAAGCTGAAGGCACCCGAAGAGAGACAAAGGGAGTTCAAAACGCTCTTACGTGATGCTGCGAGGCCTTTCCTAATGGGACGAACGGACAGATTCGTGGATGAGGCAGAACTGTTTCTCGGATCGGGGTTGAACCTGGAAGCTTACGATGACGTTTGTATGCAACGCCTTGGTTTGAAAGACGCCGGAGTCGATTCTCCGGAGGAACCGACCAACGATAGCGCGGTCGTTCCTCAGTCCTTGTTCGTTTCTGACGAGGACCCAGATGGAGCAGAGTGA
- the LOC120287428 gene encoding BTB/POZ domain-containing protein NPY3-like translates to MQPDLIGESMAAWTKKWLSRVTLLDNLTAQKLTYQLQRVTIESLIRVLPLEENSVSCNFLLNLLKVSLLMESDSDLVKRLERRIAIMLEKCSVRDLLVKNRIDGDTTYDVGVVIRVVQCYVSVVWINHPPKLFAVGRLVDGYLAFVAREERLSVRDFQSLAEALPTDARFCNDNLYRAIDMYIKAHPNITEAERMGICKAMDYHRLSKEAQEHSLKNDRLPLDMMARFILMEQVNMMRSATNSRSDYRRTATQAVLRTSTRLEPRLEPQLVEFTEGGEDDEERGGCDAGPDKAVAAV, encoded by the exons ATGCAACCTGACCTTATCGGTGAATCTATGGCCGCATGGACCAAAAAATGGCTTTCGAGAGTGACATTGCTTGACAATCTGACGGCCCAGAAGCTAACTTACCAGTTGCAACGAGTTACAATCGAGAGCTTGATAAGGGTACTTCCCTTAGAGGAAAATTCTGTCTCTTGCAATTTTCTGCTTAACCTTCTCAAAGTGAGTCTACTAATGGAGAGCGACTCTGATCTGGTAAAGAGGCTGGAGAGAAGAATAGCCATCATGTTGGAGAAATGCAGCGTGCGCGATCTCTTGGTGAAGAACCGCATAGATGGTGATACTACGTACGATGTCGGAGTTGTTATCAGAGTGGTGCAATGCTATGTTTCTGTTGTCTGGATAAATCATCCGCCAAAACTATTCGCTGTAGGAAGACTGGTTGATGGGTACCTCGCATTTGTGGCGAGGGAGGAGAGACTCTCGGTCAGGGACTTCCAGTCCCTTGCAGAGGCATTGCCAACAGATGCTCGGTTTTGCAACGATAACCTCTATAGGGCTATTGACATGTACATCAAG GCACATCCTAACATAACAGAGGCTGAGAGGATGGGAATTTGCAAGGCAATGGACTACCACAGACTGTCGAAAGAAGCGCAAGAGCACTCGTTGAAGAATGACCGGTTGCCCCTGGACATGATGGCAAGATTCATCCTCATGGAGCAAGTGAACATGATGAGGTCGGCAACCAACTCCCGATCAGATTATAGAAGAACTGCCACACAGGCGGTCCTGAGAACCAGTACCCGGCTCGAGCCACGGCTCGAGCCACAGCTGGTTGAGTTCACAGAAGGAggtgaggatgatgaagaaagaGGTGGATGTGATGCAGGCCCAGATAAGGCAGTTGCAGCAGTGTAG
- the LOC120286222 gene encoding root phototropism protein 3-like, translating to MDKTIMGSAKPDGSVVGAASDGSADFAAGTLERRGKKWIMQTGVASDLIIQLGNHSFRLHKLPMVSRSGYINRLVFERKGKADSEKSTPINLDNVPGGVKTFELVVRFCYGLKLDLTASNIALCTVLKSCEAISPWAKQLKILNRCSEAIAWKACTDHNAFSFSTCDAALFGIQGIGRHTQKSKFLLINGGLRRSRCCG from the exons ATGGATAAGACGATCATGGGTAGTGCGAAACCTGATGGATCGGTAGTTGGTGCAGCGAGTGATGGTTCTGCAGATTTCGCAGCGGGGACTCTAGAACGGCGAGGCAAGAAGTG GATTATGCAGACGGGAGTTGCTAGCGATCTCATCATACAACTGGGAAATCACAGCTTTCGCTTGCACAAG CTTCCCATGGTCTCAAGAAGTGGCTACATAAACCGATTGGTatttgaaaggaaaggaaaagcagaCAGCGAGAAGTCCACGCCTATAAACTTAGACAACGTTCCTGGCGGAGTGAAAACTTTTGAGTTGGTAGTGAGATTCTGTTACGGTCTGAAGCTTGATCTAACGGCATCGAATATTGCCCTCTGTACT GTGCTTAAAAGTTGCGAGGCCATATCTCCTTGGGCCAAGCAGTTGAAAATTTTGAACCGGTGCTCAGAGGCCATAGCATGGAAAGCCTGCACCGATCATAATGCATTCAGCTTCAGTACCTGCGACGCAGCCCTCTTTGGTATTCAAGGAATAGGTCGACATACTCAGAAGTCGAAGTTTCTCTTGATCAATGGTGGTTTGAGGAGGTCTCGCTGCTGCGGATAG